In Vicia villosa cultivar HV-30 ecotype Madison, WI unplaced genomic scaffold, Vvil1.0 ctg.001966F_1_1, whole genome shotgun sequence, a genomic segment contains:
- the LOC131637330 gene encoding peroxiredoxin-2B-like, whose translation MAPITVGAVIPDGTLAYLDEENKPQSVSIHSLSAAKKVIIFGVPGAFTRTCSLKHVPGFIERAEELKGKGVDEIICISDQIVYILRFVFRQLP comes from the exons ATGGCTCCAATCACTGTAGGAGCTGTAATTCCAGATGGCACCTTAGCCTATCTGGACGAAGAAAACAAACCCCAATCTGTTTCAATTCATTCCCTCTCCGCCGCCAAAAAAGTCATCATCTTTGGTGTTCCCGGTGCCTTCACCCGCACTTGCAG tttgaagcaTGTACCTGGCTTCATTGAGAGAGCAGAAGAATTGAAAGGAAAGGGTGTTGATGAAATCATCTGCATCAGTG ATCAAATAGTTTATATCTTAAGATTTGTATTTcgccagttgccgtag
- the LOC131637316 gene encoding uncharacterized protein LOC131637316, whose protein sequence is MVVWSSDSFRMKEVYKALHPNKNQMSWKELMFGNLARPRAIFQLWIACHTRLPTRSRLMKWGLIDHNKCSFCDAVETQQHLLFDCSLMKNAWKKVLNWINIQHEPLNWDRELEWIVLNCRGKSKRAAMLKLAITECIYEVWRYRNEKSFDTNTKDRNIEERVIEMIVYRGWHNSKMRDYVAQLMVQ, encoded by the coding sequence ATGGTGGTATGGAGTAGTGATAGTTTTAGAATGAAGGAAGTCTACAAGGCTTTGCACCCTAATAAGAATCAGATGTCTTGGAAGGAGCTGATGTTTGGGAATCTAGCTAGGCCCAGGGCTATTTTCCAACTGTGGATAGCATGCCATACAAGGCTGCCAACAAGGAGCAGGTTGATGAAATGGGGCTTAATTGATCACAATAAGTGCAGCTTCTGTGATGCAGTGGAAACTCAACAACATTTGTTGTTTGATTGTTCTCTGATGAAGAATGCGTGGAAAAAGGTTCTGAACTGGATCAATATCCAACATGAGCCTCTGAACTGGGATAGGGAGTTGGAGTGGATTGTACTGAATTGTAGAGGGAAAAGTAAGAGAGCTGCTATGTTAAAATTAGCTATCACTGAATGTATATATGAGGTATGGAGGTATAGGAATGAGAAGAGTTTTGATACAAACACAAAAGATAGAAACATAGAGGAAAGAGTTATAGAAATGATTGTGTACCGGGGCTGGCATAATAGTAAGATGAGAGATTATGTAGCACAGTTGATGGTGCAATAG
- the LOC131637335 gene encoding peroxiredoxin-2-like — protein sequence MAPITVGDAIPDGTLAYLDQENKPQSVSIHSLSAGKKVIIFGVPGAFTPTCSLKHVPGFIERAEELKGKGVDEIICISVNDPFVLNSWAKTFPENKHVKFLADGSAKYTHALGLELDLSEKGLGIRSRRFALLVDDLKVKVANVEGGGEFTISSAEEIIKAL from the exons ATGGCTCCAATCACTGTAGGAGATGCGATTCCCGATGGCACCTTAGCCTATCTCGATCAAGAAAACAAACCCCAATCCGTTTCAATTCATTCCCTCTCCGCCGGCAAAAAAGTCATCATCTTTGGTGTTCCCGGTGCCTTCACACCCACTTGCAG TTTGAAGCATGTGCCTGGATTCATTGAGAGAGCAGAAGAACTGAAAGGAAAGGGTGTTGATGAAATCATCTGCATCAGTG TGAATGATCCATTTGTGTTGAATTCATGGGCCAAAACATTCCCAGAGAACAAGCATGTCAAGTTCCTTGCTGACGGCTCAGCCAAATACACTCATGCACTTGGGTTGGAGCTTGACCTCAGTGAGAAAGGCCTCGGCATTCGCTCGAGGAGGTTTGCTCTTTTGGTGGACGACTTGAAGGTGAAGGTTGCAAATGTTGAAGGTGGAGGTGAATTCACCATTTCTAGTGCTGAAGAGATCATCAAGGCTCTTTGA
- the LOC131637328 gene encoding rac-like GTP-binding protein ARAC7 — protein MSASKFIKCVTVGDGAVGKTCMLICYTSNKFPTDYVPTVFDNFSANVAVDGSIVNLGLWDTAGQEDYSRLRPLSYRGADIFVLAFSLISRASYENVLKKWMPELRRFAPNVPIVLVGTKLDLREDRGYLIDHMGSNVISYAEGEELRKQIGAAAYIECSSKTQQNVKAVFDTSIKVVLQPPRRKEMPRRKRKRRSGCSFVGIVCGGCAA, from the exons ATGAGTGCATCAAAGTTCATTAAATGTGTCACTGTTGGTGATGGTGCTGTTGGAAAAACTTGCATGCTCATTTGCTACACCAGCAACAAATTCCCAACT GATTATGTACCAACAGTTTTTGATAATTTTAGTGCTAATGTAGCTGTGGATGGAAGCATTGTGAATTTGGGGCTATGGGACACTGCAg ggCAAGAAGACTATAGTAGGTTGAGGCCATTGAGCTATAGAGGAGCAGATATATTTGTGTTAGCATTTTCATTGATTAGTAGAGCTAGCTATGAAAATGTTCTTAAGAAG TGGATGCCAGAACTGCGAAGATTTGCTCCAAATGTTCCTATTGTTCTTGTTGGTACAAAATTGG ATCTTCGCGAAGATCGTGGATATTTAATTGATCACATGGGATCCAATGTTATATCATATGCTGAG GGAGAAGAACTGAGAAAACAAATTGGCGCTGCGGCGTACATTGAATGCAGCTCGAAGACTCAACAG AATGTGAAAGCAGTTTTTGATACCTCGATTAAGGTTGTTCTTCAACCTCCGAGGAGGAAAGAAATGccgaggaggaaaaggaaaagaagatcTGGTTGCTCATTTGT AGGTATTGTTTGTGGAGGTTGTGCTGCTTAA